One Bacillus amyloliquefaciens DSM 7 = ATCC 23350 DNA window includes the following coding sequences:
- a CDS encoding betaine/proline/choline family ABC transporter ATP-binding protein (Members of the family are the ATP-binding subunit of ABC transporters for substrates such as betaine, L-proline or other amino acids, choline, carnitine, etc. The substrate specificity is best determined from the substrate-binding subunit, rather than this subunit, as it interacts with the permease subunit and not with substrate directly.), whose protein sequence is MLTLENVSKTYKGGKKAVNSINLNIDKGEFICFIGPSGCGKTTTMKMINRLIEPSEGRILIEGRNIMEQDPVELRRSIGYVIQQIGLFPHMTIQQNITLVPKLLKHPADKRKERARELLKLVDMGPEYLDRYPHELSGGQQQRIGVLRALAAEPPLILMDEPFGALDPITRDSLQEEFKKLQKTLHKTIVFVTHDMDEAIKLADRIVILKAGEIVQAGTPDEILRFPANEFVEEFIGKERLIQSSSPDIERVEQIMNPDPVTITPEKTLSAAIQLMRAERVDSLLVIDEKNVLQGYVDVEMIDRKRKQAALVAEVLERDLYTVRSGTLLRDAVHKILKRGMKFVPVIDDAGRLTGIVTRASLVDIVYDSIWGEENQLAVMS, encoded by the coding sequence TTGCTGACATTAGAAAATGTCTCCAAAACGTATAAAGGCGGAAAAAAAGCAGTCAACAGCATCAATCTGAATATCGATAAGGGCGAATTTATTTGTTTTATCGGACCGAGCGGCTGCGGCAAAACGACGACGATGAAAATGATTAACCGCTTAATTGAACCGTCCGAAGGCAGAATCTTGATTGAAGGCCGGAACATTATGGAACAAGACCCGGTGGAACTCAGAAGAAGCATCGGCTATGTCATTCAGCAGATCGGGCTGTTTCCGCATATGACCATTCAGCAGAACATTACTCTCGTTCCGAAGCTTTTAAAGCATCCTGCCGACAAACGGAAGGAACGGGCGCGGGAGCTTCTAAAGCTCGTTGATATGGGGCCTGAATATTTAGACCGTTACCCTCATGAACTGAGCGGAGGACAGCAGCAGCGAATAGGTGTATTACGGGCACTTGCCGCAGAGCCGCCGCTTATCTTAATGGATGAACCGTTCGGGGCGCTTGACCCGATTACGAGGGATTCCCTTCAGGAAGAATTTAAAAAACTGCAAAAAACCTTACATAAAACCATCGTATTTGTTACCCATGATATGGACGAAGCCATCAAGCTTGCGGATAGAATCGTCATTTTGAAAGCGGGAGAAATCGTCCAGGCCGGAACGCCCGATGAAATTCTCAGATTTCCGGCGAATGAATTTGTAGAGGAGTTTATCGGCAAGGAACGGCTGATCCAATCATCCAGCCCTGATATTGAACGGGTGGAGCAGATCATGAATCCCGATCCTGTAACGATAACACCTGAGAAAACGCTGTCAGCCGCCATTCAGCTGATGCGCGCCGAGCGGGTGGATTCGCTGCTCGTCATTGATGAGAAGAACGTTCTCCAAGGTTATGTCGATGTGGAAATGATTGACCGCAAACGAAAACAGGCGGCACTCGTCGCGGAAGTGCTTGAGCGGGACCTGTACACGGTCAGAAGCGGCACCCTGCTTCGCGACGCCGTTCATAAAATTTTAAAAAGAGGCATGAAATTTGTGCCCGTCATTGATGACGCCGGCCGTTTAACGGGAATCGTGACAAGGGCCAGCCTCGTTGACATCGTCTATGACTCCATTTGGGGAGAAGAGAATCAGCTTGCGGTAATGTCATGA
- a CDS encoding GbsR/MarR family transcriptional regulator, which yields MEKDPLHVIEQAEDHLIERIAENMHTFGMPATVGRILGIIYMNRKPMTLTELSEATGMSKTRMSQAVREMLDVNLAEKVFEKGVRKDLYDVEQDYYQTFITLFTATWSKVVSKNKMMHKKLNRELTAALENGVPEEAEEKINELLKELKDWLDYYNWISRLIEFFESEEIFKHVPKP from the coding sequence TTGGAGAAAGATCCGTTACATGTAATCGAACAAGCTGAAGATCATTTGATCGAACGAATCGCTGAAAATATGCATACATTCGGGATGCCCGCGACAGTGGGGCGCATTTTAGGCATTATTTATATGAACCGCAAGCCGATGACCTTAACTGAATTATCAGAAGCGACCGGCATGAGCAAAACGAGAATGAGCCAGGCAGTCCGAGAAATGCTTGATGTCAATCTGGCGGAAAAAGTGTTTGAAAAAGGCGTCCGCAAAGATTTATACGATGTCGAGCAGGATTATTACCAAACCTTTATTACGCTGTTTACGGCCACATGGAGCAAGGTCGTCAGCAAAAATAAAATGATGCATAAAAAGCTGAACCGCGAACTGACAGCCGCCCTTGAAAACGGCGTGCCGGAAGAAGCTGAGGAAAAAATCAACGAACTGCTGAAAGAATTAAAGGATTGGCTTGATTACTACAATTGGATCAGCCGTCTGATCGAGTTTTTCGAAAGCGAAGAAATTTTCAAGCACGTTCCGAAGCCATAA
- the opuCD gene encoding glycine betaine/carnitine/choline/choline sulfate ABC transporter permease OpuCD, which yields MEVLQQLGTYYSQNGAYVLQEFYRHFLMSVYGVLFAAIVGIPLGIFIARYRKLSGWVFAVTNVIQTVPALAMLAVLMLVMGLGANTVILSLFLYSLLPIIRNTYTGIASIEHAYLESGKAMGMTKFQVLRMVELPLALSVIMAGLRTALVIAIGITAIGTFVGAGGLGDIIVRGSNATNGTAIILAGAIPTALMAVIADLVMAWLERSLSPVKKKKRTKAPNAA from the coding sequence ATGGAAGTGCTGCAGCAGCTCGGCACTTATTATTCTCAAAACGGCGCCTATGTGCTTCAGGAGTTTTACCGCCATTTTCTCATGTCGGTATACGGCGTTTTATTTGCGGCGATCGTTGGGATTCCGCTTGGCATCTTCATTGCCAGATACAGAAAATTAAGCGGCTGGGTATTCGCGGTGACAAACGTGATTCAGACCGTGCCGGCGCTTGCGATGCTTGCGGTGCTGATGCTCGTCATGGGGCTAGGTGCCAATACGGTGATTTTGTCGCTGTTTTTATATTCGCTTCTTCCGATCATCCGGAATACGTACACGGGAATCGCCAGCATTGAACACGCTTATCTTGAATCGGGAAAAGCGATGGGCATGACCAAATTTCAAGTGCTCCGCATGGTGGAGCTTCCCCTTGCGCTTTCCGTCATTATGGCGGGGCTGCGGACGGCGCTTGTGATCGCGATCGGCATTACGGCAATCGGAACGTTTGTCGGCGCGGGCGGACTCGGTGACATCATTGTCAGGGGATCAAACGCCACGAACGGCACCGCGATTATTTTAGCCGGCGCCATTCCGACGGCGCTGATGGCCGTTATCGCAGATCTTGTGATGGCGTGGCTGGAGCGGTCGCTTAGCCCGGTGAAGAAGAAAAAACGAACCAAAGCGCCGAATGCGGCATAA
- the opuCC gene encoding osmoprotectant ABC transporter substrate-binding lipoprotein OpuCC (OpuCC (osmoprotectant uptake transporter system OpuB, component C), as studied in Bacillus subtilis, is a lipoprotein, and is the substrate-binding protein of an ABC-type high-affinity transporter for both choline and betaine. OpuC is closely related to OpuB, which acts on choline; OpuCC is nearly 70 percent identical to OpuBC.), translated as MCALALSAALLLGGCSLPGLSGASDDTIKIGAQSITESEIIANMLAQMIEHNTDLNTALIKNLGSNYVQQQAMLGGEIDIAATRYSGTDLTSTLGMEAEKDPKKALSIVQKEFEKRFHYKWFDSYGFENTYAFTVSKELAEKDHLDKVSDIKKYADQFKLGVDNAWLKRKGDGYKGFTDTYGFEFGTTYPMQIGLVYDAVKNGKMDAVLAYSTDGRIKAYDLKILKDDKQFFPPYDCSPVIPDSVLKQHPELKGIVNKLIGKIDTETMQELNYEVDGKLKEPSVVAKEFLEKHHYFE; from the coding sequence ATGTGCGCGCTGGCGCTTTCGGCTGCTCTGCTTTTAGGCGGCTGTTCTCTGCCGGGGCTTAGCGGAGCCTCCGATGATACGATCAAAATCGGGGCGCAAAGCATAACGGAATCCGAAATTATCGCCAATATGCTTGCACAGATGATTGAGCATAATACAGACTTAAATACGGCATTAATTAAAAACCTCGGATCGAACTATGTCCAGCAGCAGGCGATGCTCGGCGGTGAAATCGATATCGCTGCGACGCGCTACTCAGGAACAGATTTGACAAGCACCCTCGGCATGGAAGCGGAAAAAGACCCGAAAAAAGCGTTATCCATCGTTCAGAAAGAATTTGAGAAACGCTTCCATTACAAATGGTTTGATTCTTACGGATTTGAAAACACATACGCTTTTACCGTCTCGAAAGAGCTTGCGGAAAAAGACCATTTAGACAAAGTGTCTGACATTAAAAAGTATGCGGATCAATTTAAGCTCGGCGTAGACAATGCGTGGCTGAAACGGAAGGGCGACGGCTATAAGGGCTTTACCGACACGTACGGCTTCGAATTCGGCACAACCTATCCGATGCAGATCGGACTTGTATACGATGCCGTGAAAAACGGAAAAATGGACGCCGTCCTCGCCTATTCAACGGACGGACGGATTAAAGCGTACGATCTGAAAATTTTAAAAGACGACAAGCAATTTTTCCCGCCGTATGACTGTTCGCCGGTCATTCCCGACAGCGTGCTGAAACAGCATCCGGAACTGAAGGGCATTGTGAATAAACTGATCGGCAAAATCGATACGGAAACGATGCAGGAATTGAATTACGAGGTGGACGGCAAGCTGAAAGAACCGTCCGTCGTGGCTAAAGAATTTTTGGAGAAACATCATTATTTTGAATAA